In the Brevundimonas mediterranea genome, GCGCTGCCGGCGCTGCGCTCGGCGGCCAGCTGCAGATCGACCTTGCGATCTTCGGCCTGCTGGCTGAAGTCGGCCTGGGTCTGGATCAGGATCAGGATGAAGATCGGCAGCAGGGCCAGGGCCATGGCCACGCCGAGGCGAAAGCGGATGCCCTGGAACCGGGCGGTGTTCAATTTCCGACCGAGGCGCGGCTGCGCGTCCGCGTCCCCCGCTCTGGTCTCTTCCGCCACCGGGGATCAGGACCGGGCGCCGGCCAGCCTGTCGGCCTCGCCGAGAATCGACCGCATCGCGTCGCCCGCGGCCTTGCCGTCGCGGCCGTAGCCGCCTTTTTCCAGCGTGGCCGCCAGGGCGCGGCGCGCCCGGCTGACGCGGCTCTTCACCGTACCCACCGCGCAGCCGCAGATCTCGGCCGCCTCTTCGTAGGCGAAGCCGCCGGCGCCCACCAGGATCAGCGCTTCACGCTGCTCTTCAGGCAGGGTCTTCAGCGCCTGGCGCAGTTCGTCCAGGGCGACCGGCGCCTCGGGGTCGTCGACCGCCACCAGGGTCCGTTCGGCCGCTTCCTGATCCAGTTGGGACTGGCGCCAGGACCGGCGCTTCTCGGAATAGAATTGGTTGCGCAGGATCATGAAGGTCCAGGCCTTCATGTTGGTGCCCATCTGATAGCTGGCCCGCGCGTCCCACGCCTTCATCATGGCGTCCTGCGCCAGGTCGTCGGCGGCGGTCGGATCACCCGTCAGGGTCCGTGCGAAAGCGCGCAGATGAGGGATCAGCTGAACCAATTCCCGCTTGAAGCCGTCGTCGTCGGCCGAAGCGGGTTTCGGGGCGGCTCCCAGGCGAGACGTGCTCATGCGCCACCGCCCGACGCCTTGGCGTCGGCGCGCTTCAGAATTTCCAGGAATTCGTCAGGCACAGGCTCGTTGACCACCTCGTCGAACATGTGGCGCAGCTTGACGCCGATGGCCTGCTGGCGAAGTCGAGCTTCCTCAAGCCCCGCCTCCCCCGCATTTTCGACGTCGTTGCGCCGCGAGGAATCGGAAGAATTTATCATAGACAGAACACCGCCCACCCAACTGCAGTGCAGAAATGCGGACTGGATAACGTCGCCCCTGCCGCCGGGTTCCTCCCATTTTGGGAATAAATACTCAAGCTTGCGGCTTGGTGCGGAACCGTGGTGGATTTGATACGTTTCAACCCGCTGTAGCGCTGCGCCCTGGTCGGGCGAGACAGCGATTTTTGTCGGGGACTATCTAGCATGAGCCTTCTGGCCAGACTTGCGCCGCATCTGCCCTATGTCCGTCGGTATGCACGGGCGCTGACCGGAGACCAGGCGACGGGCGACAACTATGTGCGTGTCGCGCTCGAGGCCCTGGCGGCCGGCGAGCAACAGCTTTCGACGGACATGACGCCGCGCGTCGCCCTCTATCACGTCTTCCACGCCATCTGGTCCTCGACCGGGGCGCAGTTGGAAGACGTCAGCGGCGTCGATGGCCGCACCGACGCCTCGAGCCGTCTGCTGCGGATTGCGCCGCGCTCGCGTCAGGCCTTCCTGCTGACCGCGCTGGAGGGCTTCACGCCGTCGGAAGCGGCGCAGATCCTGTCGGCCGACGCCCGCGACGTCGAGCGGCTGATCGCCGAAGCCCAGTCCGACATTGACGCGGAACTGGCGACCGATGTTCTGGTGATCGAGGACGAGGCCATCATCTCGGCCGACATCCAGAGTCTGGTGAAGGAACTGGGGCACCGCGTCACCGGCGCGGCCACCACCCATGACGAAGCCATTGAGGCCGTGGCTCGCCACAAGCCGGGTCTGGTCCTGGCCGACATCCAGCTGGCCGACGGGTCTTCGGGCATCGATGCGGTCAAGGAAATCCTCAAGGACATGGACGTGCCGGTGATCTTCATCACCGCCTTCCCGGAGCGCCTGCTGACCGGCGAACGGCCGGAACCCACCTTCCTGATCACCAAGCCCTTCCAGCCGGAAACGGTGAAGGCGGCGATCAGCCAGGCCCTGTTCTTCCACCCTTCGCGTCACAAACAAGCGGCTTGACCGCCCTTTCGAACTGAACGCCGTCAGGGCCCCGGTCGCTTGCGCGCCGGGGCCTCTTTCTGTCCGCTACGCGGTCGGGGCGTTGACGTTCGGCGTCTCGCCTGTCGGGGTGGGCTGAGCCTCGCCCGCGGGGCCGGTGGGGGCGTCGGCGGCCGGCGGGGTCTGGGCGTCGCCCTGGAAGGCGCGGGCGTCCACCGCCTGGTCGCCGTCGTTGGCGTTGGTGGTCGACATGCCGCCCTGGCTGAAGGCCCAGATGGACAGCAGAAGCACCGCCGCCGCCCCGCCGGAGAGGATCAGCAGCCACAGGATGCGCACGCCGGACCGGCCCTGGCGGGTGGACTGGGCGTCGATCGGCCGGTTGGATCGATCCGCGTCCGTTATCTTCGTCTGGGGGTCTTGGTGGCTCATGCTCGGCCTCCCTTGTTCTGTTTTCTGGTCGCGCCTCAACGCCCTGCCGGTGGCGACGTTCCGATTGGCGCGCGGCTCCGGCGAACCTTGTTCGTGGGAAGACGAAAAATTGCACGCAACCTCTGGAACCACTCTCCCGGCCTGCCGTTATCGGCTTGCGGAGGCGGCGACGCCCCCCCCGACTTGAGATTGGCGAAAGCCAATCTGTCGCCTCCGCGCCTCATTCTCGATGATGCCACTTGAAGGCGGCCCGCAGGGGTCGCCTTTTTCTTTTCGCTCTCGACCGCCGGGGGCGGCAGGGTCAGGATGGCCTCAAAAGACAATCCTAGGAGATAGACGCATGGCTTTGAACGGCAAGACGAACCGCCAGTGGGTGCTGCGCCAGCGGCCCAAGGGTCTGATTCAACCGGGCGACCTGGAACTGGTCGAAAGCCCGATCCCGGATCTCAAGGAGACCGAGGTTCTGGTCCGCACCGTCTATCTGTCGCTGGATCCGACCAATCGCACCTGGATGAACGATTCCGAGGGTTATCTGCCGCCGGTGGGTCTGGGCGAGGTCATGCGCGGCCTGACCCTGGGCGTGGTCGAACACAGCCGCTCCGACCGGTTCAAGGTCGGGGACGTGGTCATGCCCGCCTCGGCCGGCTGGGCCGATTACGCCGTCGTGCCCGAGGGCGGGCTGCGTCCGGTCCACCGTGCGCCAGGCCTGCCGTTGACGGCCAATATGTCGGTCCTGGGCATGACCGGCCTGACAGCCTATTTCGGCGTCACCGACGTGCTGAAGGCCAAGGCCGGCGAGACGATCGTGATCTCGGCCGCCGCCGGCGCCGTGGGCTCCATCGCCGGCCAGATCGCTAAACAGCGCGGCTGCCGCGTCATCGGCATCGCCGGCGGACCCGAGAAATGCGCCTGGCTGACCGACGAACTCGGCTTCGACGCCGCCGTCGATTACAAGAACGAGGATGTCGGCGCGGCCCTGGATCGGCTGGCGCCGGACGGGATCGATCTGAACTTCGAGAATGTGGGCGGCGACATCATGATCGCTGTCTTCAACCGGCTGAAGGTGCACGGCCGGATGGCGGTGTGCGGCCTGGTGTCGTCCTACAACGCCACCAAGGCGCCGCCGTCGCCGAACTTCGCCCGCATCATCACCCACCGTCTGACCGTCCAGGGCTTCCTGGTGCTCGACTACGCCCCGCGCGCCCGCGAAATGGTCGCCGAGATGGGACCCTGGCTGGCCGAGGGCAAGGTGAAGTGGAAGGTCCACGTCGATGACGGGCTGGAAGGGGCGGTGGAATCGCTGAATCGCTTGTTCACCGGCGATCACGACGGCAAGCTGCTGGTTCGCGTCTCCGAAGAACCTGCCTGAGGATATCCATGAGCGACCCCCTGCTCGTCCATTACGAGGATCTGGAGACGGGACAGGTCGTGCCCCTGGGCGCCTGCGCGGTCGATCCGGCCGCGCTGGACGTCTTCGTCGAGCGGTTCTCGCCCGGCTGGGACGCCGCCTATGGCGCGCCGGACGCCATGGTCTACGCCCTGTGGAGCCGGCTGGCGGCCGAGAAGGCCGGCGGCTGGGCCCAGACCAAGGTCCTGGCCGTGGACGGTCTGCGCTATCTGCGCAATCCCCCGCCGGGCGAACTGCTGCGCGGGCGGATGACGGTGATGGGCAAGGATCCGGTCGGAGACGAGAAGGGCATCGTCATCGCCTCGCACGACCTGCTGGATGAAGGCGGTCGGCTGGTCTTCTCCTGCCTGACCCGCGCCGTCTTTTCGCGCCGCTGAAACGCAGAACGCCCCGCCGGCGAACCGGCGGGGCGTTCCATTTCGATCGGACGGCGGGTCTTAGTTGACCGTGCCGGGGGCCTGGCGAAGGAAGGCCAGGGCGATCAGGCGGTCCCAGCCCAGCAGCGACACCAGGTGGGCGTAGATCTGGCCCAGGGCGCCGTTGTCGCGCAGCTCGGCCAGCTTTTCGGCCGGCAGGGCGCGGAGCTTGTCTTCCGACACGGCGAAATACTCGGCCAGCTTCTGCGGCGCGCCCGGCGTGCCGTCCGGATTGCGCGGCGTGAAGACGGCTTCGCGTACGTCCAGCAGATCCAGGTCGGTGATCAGCTTGACGAAGGCCTCGGTGCGCTGACGCTCCTGCTCGAAGTTGTTGCAGAACTCCATCGCCATGGTGGTGTAGTCGCTGGCCTGGCCGTTGACGAACAGCGGGTTCTGGCCGCCCTCGGCGACGATCTCCGCGCCGCGGTCGATGCACAGGATCAGGCGCTGGTTCTGCTTGTCGTCGGCGAAGACGAACGGATAGCGGCGCACATAGGCCGGGATATAGGCGTCGGGACGGAACTCGCCGTCGGCCGCCACGAACAGGTTCTCGCCCTGGCGCAGGCCCATGACCACGACCGGCTGGCGGTTCTCGCCGGTGAAGATCACCGGATAGGACAGGGCGGCGGCGGCGAACTCGGTCACCGTCAGCGGCACGACATTGGTCTGGCCGACGAAGGCGTAGGGCTTGTCGGCCGGATTGACGCCCAGCGCGCCGTGCAGGCCCGGATCCAGCGGCTCGGGGTTCTTGTAGAAGAGGACATTGCCCTCGAGCGGCGAGTTGGTCGTGTCGGTCATGAGAAGCCAGGCGCTCTGGAATGGAAACGAGGCGGGCCTTCTAGCCCAAGCGCGTCCCAGCGGCAAACGGAGGCGACGCCCGGCGGCGTCTCATGTTGCGGCCAGGCCGCTCAGCCATTAGCTGTGGCGCATGACCTCCACCTGCGACCACGATCACGATCATGCGGGCCTGCACGGCGCAGCCCTGATCCGCGCGCTGGAGGGGGCGGAAGCGCGCATGACGGCGGCGGGCGAGCGGATGACGCCGCCGCGTCGACGGGTGCTGTCCCTTCTGCTCGAGACCGGCGAGCCGGTGAAGGCCTATGACCTGATCGCCCGCTTCGGCGAGGACGGCCAGGCCGCCAAGCCGCCGACCGTCTATCGCGCCCTGGAGTTTCTGGAACGCCAGGGCATGGCCCACCGCATCGCCTCCATCAGCGCCTATGTCGCCTGCGCCGGACATGAAGAAAACACCGCGCCCCATGCGGCGGCCTTCCTGATCTGCGACTGCTGCGGGGCGACGCGCGAGATCAACGGGCCGGACCAGGGCGCCATGGACGCCGCCGCCGCCGCCGCCGGCTACGCCATCGCCCGCACCACCATAGAGGCGCACGGACTCTGCGCCGCCTGTCGTCAGGCCGCATGATCATGGACGCTGCGCTGATGTCCCCGCCCCGTCGACTCAGCGTGCCGATCAACAACCATTGGGGCGCGGGCCGGATGTCCGTGATGGACTTCGGCGACCCGAAGCGCCCCGTGGACCTGATCTTCTCCCACGCCAACGGCTTCAACGCCGCCACCTACCGCAGCCTGCTGTCGCCCCTGTCGGCCAGTCTGCGGATCTGGGCTCCGGATCTGCGCGGTCACGGCGGGTCGGACCTGCCGGTGTTCGCCCGGCCCAAGTCCAGCTGGCTGGATCACCGCGACGACATCCTGGCCCTGATCGAGGCCATCGACGGGCCGCCGGTGGTCCTGGCCGGCCATTCGATGGGTGGAACCGCTTCGCTGCTGGCGGCGGCCGAACGGCCGGATCGGGTGTCGAGCCTGGTCCTGTTCGATCCGGTGATCTGGCGGCGCGCGGCGGTCTTCGCCTTCAACCTGCCCTTCGCCCACCGGCTGATGAAGGACATCCCCATCGCCAGGGCCACCCGCCGCCGGCGCCCGGTGTTCGACAGCCGCGAACAGGCCATGGCCGCCTATCGCGGACGCGGCGCCTTCAAGGGCTGGCCCGACCGGGTGCTGGCCGACTATCTGTCCGAGGGCCTGATCGAGACGTCGGACGGTCTGACGCTGACCGCCACCCCGGTCTGGGAGGCCGCCAACTACGCCGCCCAGGCGCATGATCCCTGGCGGGCCCTGCGCCGCTATCCGGGGCCGATCCATATTCTGAAGGCCGAGCACGGCGCCCTGACCCATGTGCCGGTCGCGCCGCGCGGCCTGCCGAACGTGACGGTCGAGGTGGTCGCCGGCGGCGGCCATCTGTTCCCCATGACCCATGCCGACGTCACCCGCGACGCCCTGTTCGAGGCGGCGGTCTGAGGGCGGACGATTAATCGGGGGACAGGCGCCGAGCCCCATGATAAGGGCGCCGCTGAGCATAACTCCCCGAGACGCCCCGCTTGTCCTTCTTTCACGCCGGTCCCGCGCCCAAAGGCGCCGGCCCCCGATCCGGGGGGTTGCGTGACGGTTTGATCCTGACGCCGGGAATGAAGGTCGGCCTGTTCGGCGGCTCCTTCAATCCGGCCCACGACGGTCACGCCCATGTGGCCGAGACGGCCATGCGCCGCCTGGGCCTGGACCGGGTCGTCTGGCTGGTCTCGCCGCAGAACCCGCTGAAGGACGCCCGCCACAGCGCGCCCCTCTCCGAACGCATGGCTTCGGCGCGTGAACACGCCCGCGGCCCGTCGATGATCATTTCGGATTTCGAGACCCGCACCGGCGTGGCCTGGACCGTCGACACCCTGCGCCTGCTGGTCGCGCGGCATCCCGGCGTGCATTTCGTCTGGCTGATGGGGTCGGACAATCTGGCCAGCTTCCATCGCTGGCGCGGCTGGACCGACATCATGCGGCTGATGCCGGTGGCGGTGATCGCCCGGCCGGGCTCCCTGCTGGACAGCCGCACCGCCCCGGCGGCCGCGCGGTTCGCGACCTTCCGCGTTCCGGCCGAGCAGGCGGGTCTGTTGCCGACCCTGTCGGCGCCCGCCTGGACCTATCTGACGGCGCCGCTGAACCCCCTGTCCTCGACCGCGATCCGGACCGGGACCGGACGACGCGCGGCCTCGTGATCGGGGCGCCGGTTCACGGACCGGCCTATCCGTGCTAGAGGGCTTCTTTAGTCAATGCTCCTGGAGCCCTCCGCTGACCCCCTCGCCCGCGTATGATACGCAAGACGCCGCCGTTTCGAACACGGCGCACGAGATGGATGCCATAGAACCTCTGCATTCCGAAGACGGCTTTGAATCCGACGGCGCGCCCAGCGCCTTCGGCGATTCCGCACCGCGCCCGATCGGCTCGACCCCGCTTGAAGAAGCCATTCTGAGCCGCCTCGACGAGGACAAGGCCCAGGAGATGGTTCTGATCGATCTCAAGGGCAAAAGCGCCATGGCCGACACCATGATCGTGGCGTCGGGCCGGTCGCACCGCCATGTCGGCGCCATCGCCGACCACCTGCTGCGCACGCTGAAGGAACAGGGCCTGGGCAAGGCCAAGGTCGAGGGCCTGCCGCATTGCGACTGGGTCCTGATCGACGCCGGCGACGTGATCGTCCACCTGTTCCGCCCGGAAGTGCGCACCTTCTACAATATCGAGAAGATCTGGGCCGTCGATTCCGCCCACCGCATGGTCCGCGACTGAGACCATGAGGCTGGGGATCGTCGCCATCGGCCGACCGGGCCGAGGGCCAGAGGCGACCCTCGCCGACGACTACGCCAAGCGCGCCACCCTGTCCGGACGCGCGCTTGGCCTCGGCCCCCTTGAACTGATCGACCTGGAAGCCAAGAAGCCGGGCAAGGGGCCGGAGGCCGAACTGATCCTCGCGGCCGCGGAAGGGTCTCATCTGATCGCCTGCGACGAGCGTGGAAAGACCTATTCCTCGCGCGCCTTCGCCGACCATGTCGCCAAACTGCGCGATCAGGGCGAACGCCGCCTGGTCTTCGCCATCGGCGGGGCGGACGGGCTGGACGACAGCGTGCGCGCGGCCGCTTCCTCGACCCTGGCCTTCGGTCCCCAGACCTGGCCCCACGCCCTGGCCCGCGCCATGCTGGCCGAACAACTCTATCGGGCCGTGACCATCCTGGCCGGATCACCCTATCATCGCGACTGACATGGGTCGCGCCGCCACACTCTCTCTTGCCCTGCTGACGGGCTTCGTGCTCGCCGCGCCCGCCGTGGGCCGGCAGGCGCCTGAAAGCGAGCTGGCCCGCACCCAGGCCGAATACCGCGACGAGGCCGTGCGGGCGCGCCGCCTGCGCGCCGACGCCGATGCGGCCAAGTCCGAACTGGCCCAGCTGGAGCGACGCCTGGCGGCCTTGCGCGCCGACGAACGGACCGACGACCGCCAGATCGACGACCAACGCGCCCGCCTGCGCCAGCTCAGCGAACGCGAGGCCGAACTGGTCACGAACCTGGCCCGGGAGCGCGGGGCTCAGGGCCGGCTGCTCAGCGCCCTGCAGATGATGAGCCGCCGCCCCCCGCCGCCCCTGCTGATTCCGGCGGACAAGGCGGTGGATACGGTGCGCGCCTCCATCCTGCTTCGGGCCATGACGCCCGACCTGGAAAGGCGCGCCCAGGCCCTGGCCGCGCGTCAGGCCGAGATCATGCGCATCCGCCGCCTGGCGGTCCTGTCTTCCGAACGGCTGCTGACCACGGAAAGCGCCCAGGGCGACCGCCGCGCCGAGATCGAGGGGCTGACGGCGCGCAAGACCGCCCTGACCGCCGTCCTGAACGCCGAGGCCCGCACCGCCGAACGCGCGGCCCGCGTGCTGGAGAGCCGTATCCGCGAACTGGGCGGCGACGTCCCCGCGGCCGAGACGGCCGAGGCGGCGCCCACGCGCCTGCCCGCCGGCCGCACCCGCCTCAGTTCGCCCGTCCAGGGCGCGCCCAGCCAGACCTGGGGGGCAGGGACCTCGGGGTGGCGCTGGCGGGCCGACCGCGCGGCCGTGACCGCCCCCGCCGACGCCAAGGTCGCCTACGCCGGCCCCCTGACCGGCTGGGGCCAGGTGGTGATTCTGGATCTCGGCCCCGGCTGGCGGGCGGTCATCGCCGGGCTGGAAAGCGTGGACGTGGCGCACGACGCCCGCGTCTCGGACGGCCAGACCCTGGGACGCAGCGGCCCCGACGGCGACGTCTATTTCGAACTGCGGCGCGAGGAACGGCCCATCGATCCCGGTCCCTGGCTGAAATAGGCTCCGACAGGCGTCATTTGCGGCCTCTTGCCTCTGACGGCGAGTTGGGAGGCGGCGAAATGGCCGAGATGCGATAAGGCCTTGCTTTCCAACCTGACGCTGATTTTATCGGCGTGACGCTGCGCCGCCACGATTTCGTCGTGTCTGCGGGGCCTTACCCTTGCAACGGGCGCCTTTCATGATCGGCCCGACCGAAAGAGACCGAATGCGTAAACTGCTCCTCGTCGGCTGCGCCGCCCTGGTTCTCGGCGGCTCGGCCGCCGTCGCCACCAGCCAGACGCCCCGCAACGAAACCTTCCGGATGCTGGAGCTGTTCGGCGACGTGGTCGGCATCGTCGAGCAGGCCTATGTCGTCCCGGTCGACAACAAGAAGCTGATCGAAGCCGCCCTGGCCGGCATGATGACGGCGCTGGACCCCCATTCCAACTATCTGCCGCCGTCCAACTATGACGAACTGCGCGAACGGACCGAGGGGCAGTATTCGGGCGTCGGCCTGACCATCACCTCCGAGGGCGGGCTGGTGAAGGTCATCTCACCGATGGACGAAAGCCCCGCCGCCAAGGCCGGGGTTCAGGCTGGCGACGTCATCTCATCCATCGAGGGGCAGAACGCTTCCGGCCTGACCGTCAGCCAGGTGTCCGAGAAACTGCGCGGATCCGTCGGCACCAGCGTGCGCGTCACCTTCCTGCGCGACGGCGAGGACCCGCTCGAGGTCGTCCTGACCCGCGAGATCATCAAAGTTCAGTCGGTCACGGGCCGGGTCGAAGGCGATTTCGGCTATCTGCGCGTCTCGACCTTCAACGAGAACACCGGCCGCGAACTGACCGAGGCCATCGCCAAGATCAAGGCCGAGAAGCCCGGCGTGAAGGGCTATGTCCTGGACCTGCGCAACAACGGCGGCGGCCTGCTGAACGCCGCCATCGACGTGTCGGACGCCTTCCTGGAGCGCGGCGAGATCGTCAGCCAGCGCGGCCGCAAGCCCGAGCAGATCCAGCGCTATTCCGCCAAGCCCGGCGATTTGACCGGCGGCCTGCCGGTGGTGGTCCTGGTCAACTACGGCTCGGCCTCGGCCTCGGAAATCGTCGCCGGCGCCCTGAAGGACCATGAGCGGGCGACCATTGTCGGCCTGACCAGCTTCGGCAAGGGCTCGGTCCAGACGGTGATCCCGCTGCGCCAGGGCCAGGACGGCGCCCTGTCGATCACCACGGCGCGCTACTACACGCCGTCCGGCGCCTCGATCCAGAAGATCGGCATCGAGCCGGATCTGGAGGTCGCCCGGTCCGAGGCCGAGGCCCGCATCGTCTCGCGCTCCAGCTTCATCTATTCCGAAGCCGCCTACGCCACCGCCCTGGACTCCTCCATCGGCGCGGAACGCAAGGGGCCGCACACGCCGCGCGAGGCCCCGGGCAAGGACTTCGACAAGGAGAAGGACTACCAGCTGCAACGCGCCCTGGACGTGCTGCGCGCCGGCGGCGACCTGTCCAAACTATCCGCCCCGCCCGAGACCATCGTCGTGACGGAGCCGGGCTCCGAACCCAAGAAAGACGAGACTCCGGCCGAGACGCCCGAGGAGCCGTAACCCGGCACACCGGTTGCACTCTTTTCCCCAACGGTCGCGTGAGCGACTTTTGGGGAAAGGAGATTGTCTTGTCGATTTCGTCGGTTAGCGGCTTCTTAGGCGGTGTGGGCTCGGTTAGCCAAAGCGTGTCCGCTGGGCAAAATAAGCCCACTTCTGTCCTTCAGAACGATCTTGACCAGATTCGTGAGAAGGGGCTCAGCGCCTGGGCGCATGAGCAGCAGATGGAGAAGCTCAAGGCGCGGCTCCGCGAGCAGGTCCTGTCGGACAAGAATATGAGCGAGCGCGACGTCGCCGCCCTGCCGAAGGAAGCCCGCGCCACGATCGAGGACGAGATCGCCAAGCTGGTCGCACAGAAGCTGCAGGAGGCGCTGGAGGCCAAAGTCAAGGACGCGGCCGCCCAGGGCAAGACGCAGGCCGTGCTGCTGAACATCTCCGTCTGAACCGGGAAGGGGCCTCCGCCGTGCGCATGGCGAGAGAATCTGTGGCGTTGGGATTCGACATTCCCCTTGTTTTCCTTCATAAGCCGCCGCTTCCGACGCAAGTGAACCTCGCGTCTCCACCGGGACGACCCCATCTTTGATGGACGAGCCCGGCGAGAACCCTCTGCCGACGTGATCGTCGCCAGAGGCCGTTGTCGTATGGAGCCGCTTCACCCGTCGCCACGAGGTAGTGAATGTTCGAGGCTCTGAACGAGCGGCTGACAGGCGTCTTCGACCGGATCACCGGCCGCGGCGCCCTGTCCGAAAAGGATGTCGCCGAGGCGATGCGCGAAGTGCGCGTGGCCCTGCTCGAGGCCGACGTCGCCCTGCCGGTCGTCAAGGAATTCATCGCCTTCGCCACCGAGCGCGCCACGGGCGAAGAGGTCATCCGTTCGGTCAAGCCGGCCGACCAGGTGGTCAAGATCGTCTATGACGGCCTGATCGAGATGCTGGGCGGCGAAGAGCCGGTCCCGCTCAACACCAACGCCACTCCGCCGGCCGTGGTGCTGATGGCCGGCCTTCAGGGCTCGGGCAAGACCACGACCTCGGCCAAGCTGGCGCTGCGCCTGACCAAGTTCGATCGCAAGAAGGTCATGATGGCCTCGCTGGACACGCGGCGTCCGGCCGCGATGGAACAGCTGGCCCAGCTGGGCAAACAGATCGACGTCGCCGTCCTGCCCATCGTGGCGGGCGAAAGCGCCGTCCAGATCACGCGCCGGGCGCTGCAATCCGCCAAGCTCCAGGGCTTCGACGTCCTGATCCTCGACACCGCCGGCCGCATCACCCTGGACGAGGGGCTGATGAACGAGGTGGCCGAGGTCGCCGAGATCGCCAAGCCGGTCGAGACCCTGCTGGTCGCCGACAGCCTGACCGGTCAGGACGCCGTCCGGACCGCCGCCGCCTTCCACGCCCGCCTGCCCCTGACGGGCCTGGTCCTGACCCGCGCCGATGGCGACGGTCGCGGCGGCGCCATGCTGTCGATGCGGGCCGTCACCGGCCTGCCGATCAAATACCTGGGCGCCGGCGAAAAGGTCGATGCGCTGGACGTGTTCGACGCCCGCCGCGTCGCCGGCCGCATCCTGGGCCAGGGCGATATCGTCGCCCTGGTCGAAAAGGCGTCGCAGGACCTGGACCAGGCCAAGGCCGAGAAGATGGCCCGCAAGCTGGCCAAGGGCCAGTTCGACCTGGACGACCTGGCCGGCCAGCTTCAGCAGATGAAGCGGATGGGCGGGCTTCAGGGCATCATGGGCATGCTGCCCGGCGTGGCCAAGATGAAGGGTCAGATGGCCGACAGCGGCGTCGACGACCGCATGATCCTGCGCCAGGAAGCCATCATCTCCTCGATGACCAAGGTCGAGCGCAAGAAGCCCGACCTGCTGAACGCCAGCCGCAAGAAGCGGATCGCCGCCGGCGCCGGCGTCGATGTCCAGGACGTGAACCGGGTTCTGAAACAGCACCGCCAGATGGCCGACGTGGTCAAGCAGATGGCGCGCGGCGGACCCAAGAAGATGCAGCAGATGGCCGCCATGCTGGGCGGCCTCGGCGGCGGCGGCGGCATCCCCGGCATGCCGGGCATGGGCGGCGGCCCCGATCTGAACCGATTGAAGGCCCTGGGCGGCGGCAAGACGCCGGAACCCAGCGCCGACGACCTGAAAGCCATCCAGGACCGCCTCGCGGGACTTGGAAACCCCCTCGGGGGCGGCGGACAACTTCCGGGAGGCCTTCCGGGCCTGCCGGGCTTCCCTCCCAAGAAATAACGACTTCCTAGAAAGAGACTGAAAATGCTGAAGATTCGTCTGGCCCGCGGCGGCGCCAAGAAGCGCCCCTACTACCACATCGTCATCGCCGACTCGCACTCGCCCCGCGACGGCAAGTTCATCGAGAAGGTCGGCAGCTACAACCCGATGCTGCCCAAGGACGGCGCCACTCCGCGCGTCGCCCTGAAGGTCGAGCGTATCGCCGAATGGCTCGGCAAGGGCGCCCAGCCGACCGACCGCGTCGCCCGCTTCCTGTCGCAGGACGAGACCCTGGGCGCCAAGGTGAAGTGGACCCAGTCCAACAACCCGAACAAGGCCCAGCCCGGCAAGAAGGCGCAAGAGCGCGCCGCGGAACGCGCCCAGCGCGAAGCCGACCGCCTGGAAGCCGAAGCCGCCGCCAAGGTCGAGGCCGCTGAAGCCGCCGCCCGCGCCAAGGAAGAAGCCGCCGCCGCCGCGGCTGCTCCGGCTGTCGAAGAAGCCCCGGCTGAAGAAGCGCCCGCCGCTGAAGCCGCCGCCGAAGAAGCTCCGGCTGCTGAAGAAGCAACCGAAGAAAAGAC is a window encoding:
- the rsfS gene encoding ribosome silencing factor, which codes for MDAIEPLHSEDGFESDGAPSAFGDSAPRPIGSTPLEEAILSRLDEDKAQEMVLIDLKGKSAMADTMIVASGRSHRHVGAIADHLLRTLKEQGLGKAKVEGLPHCDWVLIDAGDVIVHLFRPEVRTFYNIEKIWAVDSAHRMVRD
- the ffh gene encoding signal recognition particle protein; protein product: MFEALNERLTGVFDRITGRGALSEKDVAEAMREVRVALLEADVALPVVKEFIAFATERATGEEVIRSVKPADQVVKIVYDGLIEMLGGEEPVPLNTNATPPAVVLMAGLQGSGKTTTSAKLALRLTKFDRKKVMMASLDTRRPAAMEQLAQLGKQIDVAVLPIVAGESAVQITRRALQSAKLQGFDVLILDTAGRITLDEGLMNEVAEVAEIAKPVETLLVADSLTGQDAVRTAAAFHARLPLTGLVLTRADGDGRGGAMLSMRAVTGLPIKYLGAGEKVDALDVFDARRVAGRILGQGDIVALVEKASQDLDQAKAEKMARKLAKGQFDLDDLAGQLQQMKRMGGLQGIMGMLPGVAKMKGQMADSGVDDRMILRQEAIISSMTKVERKKPDLLNASRKKRIAAGAGVDVQDVNRVLKQHRQMADVVKQMARGGPKKMQQMAAMLGGLGGGGGIPGMPGMGGGPDLNRLKALGGGKTPEPSADDLKAIQDRLAGLGNPLGGGGQLPGGLPGLPGFPPKK
- a CDS encoding S41 family peptidase; this encodes MRKLLLVGCAALVLGGSAAVATSQTPRNETFRMLELFGDVVGIVEQAYVVPVDNKKLIEAALAGMMTALDPHSNYLPPSNYDELRERTEGQYSGVGLTITSEGGLVKVISPMDESPAAKAGVQAGDVISSIEGQNASGLTVSQVSEKLRGSVGTSVRVTFLRDGEDPLEVVLTREIIKVQSVTGRVEGDFGYLRVSTFNENTGRELTEAIAKIKAEKPGVKGYVLDLRNNGGGLLNAAIDVSDAFLERGEIVSQRGRKPEQIQRYSAKPGDLTGGLPVVVLVNYGSASASEIVAGALKDHERATIVGLTSFGKGSVQTVIPLRQGQDGALSITTARYYTPSGASIQKIGIEPDLEVARSEAEARIVSRSSFIYSEAAYATALDSSIGAERKGPHTPREAPGKDFDKEKDYQLQRALDVLRAGGDLSKLSAPPETIVVTEPGSEPKKDETPAETPEEP
- a CDS encoding nicotinate-nucleotide adenylyltransferase; the encoded protein is MRDGLILTPGMKVGLFGGSFNPAHDGHAHVAETAMRRLGLDRVVWLVSPQNPLKDARHSAPLSERMASAREHARGPSMIISDFETRTGVAWTVDTLRLLVARHPGVHFVWLMGSDNLASFHRWRGWTDIMRLMPVAVIARPGSLLDSRTAPAAARFATFRVPAEQAGLLPTLSAPAWTYLTAPLNPLSSTAIRTGTGRRAAS
- a CDS encoding murein hydrolase activator EnvC family protein; this encodes MGRAATLSLALLTGFVLAAPAVGRQAPESELARTQAEYRDEAVRARRLRADADAAKSELAQLERRLAALRADERTDDRQIDDQRARLRQLSEREAELVTNLARERGAQGRLLSALQMMSRRPPPPLLIPADKAVDTVRASILLRAMTPDLERRAQALAARQAEIMRIRRLAVLSSERLLTTESAQGDRRAEIEGLTARKTALTAVLNAEARTAERAARVLESRIRELGGDVPAAETAEAAPTRLPAGRTRLSSPVQGAPSQTWGAGTSGWRWRADRAAVTAPADAKVAYAGPLTGWGQVVILDLGPGWRAVIAGLESVDVAHDARVSDGQTLGRSGPDGDVYFELRREERPIDPGPWLK
- the rlmH gene encoding 23S rRNA (pseudouridine(1915)-N(3))-methyltransferase RlmH produces the protein MRLGIVAIGRPGRGPEATLADDYAKRATLSGRALGLGPLELIDLEAKKPGKGPEAELILAAAEGSHLIACDERGKTYSSRAFADHVAKLRDQGERRLVFAIGGADGLDDSVRAAASSTLAFGPQTWPHALARAMLAEQLYRAVTILAGSPYHRD